The following coding sequences are from one Reyranella humidisoli window:
- a CDS encoding glycoside hydrolase family 25 protein, which yields MISRRTLLSGLAATTAAGCTPGQPVSTARPYPIAPPPPDRATLGLDAVIDLSRSVAVSDFRAVRQSGMLGVIHKATEGGDYLDTAYAGRRPQAEAAGLLWGAYHFGTGQTPGARQAAYFLSVARPGPRTLLALDLEANENNPRNSMRVDQAEEFVQAVASATGRLPVVYVHPTWANGEPLPNSNLSLGARITPDSILARCGLWVADYHDSPEIPLAWETTGWRLWQYAGDESDGKPAYGQTNIVKGVSHCDRNLFNGDAAGLRRFWGAGQA from the coding sequence ATGATCTCCCGCAGGACTCTGCTCTCCGGTCTCGCCGCGACGACGGCCGCCGGGTGCACCCCCGGCCAGCCCGTCTCGACCGCCAGGCCCTACCCGATCGCACCGCCGCCGCCGGACCGGGCGACGCTGGGACTCGATGCCGTCATCGACCTCAGCCGCAGCGTGGCCGTCTCCGACTTCCGCGCCGTGCGGCAGAGCGGCATGCTGGGCGTCATCCACAAGGCGACCGAGGGCGGCGACTATCTCGACACGGCCTATGCCGGAAGGCGGCCGCAGGCCGAGGCAGCCGGTCTCCTCTGGGGCGCCTATCATTTCGGCACGGGCCAGACGCCAGGCGCGCGACAGGCGGCCTATTTCCTCTCCGTGGCCCGCCCCGGCCCGCGCACCCTGCTGGCGCTCGACCTTGAGGCCAACGAGAACAACCCGCGCAACTCGATGCGGGTCGACCAGGCCGAGGAGTTCGTGCAGGCCGTGGCCTCGGCGACCGGCCGGCTGCCCGTGGTCTACGTCCACCCGACCTGGGCCAACGGCGAGCCGCTGCCCAACTCCAACCTGAGCCTCGGCGCGCGCATCACGCCCGATTCGATCCTGGCGCGCTGCGGCCTGTGGGTCGCCGACTATCACGATTCGCCGGAGATCCCTTTGGCCTGGGAAACCACCGGCTGGCGACTCTGGCAGTATGCCGGCGACGAAAGCGACGGGAAGCCCGCCTACGGCCAGACCAACATCGTGAAGGGCGTCAGCCACTGCGACCGCAACCTGTTCAACGGCGACGCCGCGGGGTTGCGGCGCTTCTGGGGCGCCGGCCAGGCCTGA
- a CDS encoding MFS transporter, producing the protein MKSLEPAPLRVLERLSIHPWLVVGVTCAGAFIGQLDASIVQLALPALAQGFDVRVDSVRWVAIAYLLAFACSLAVSGRVSEMMGRKLPYLLGFALFTLASLLCGQAETLEQLVALRALQGVGGGLLGANSMTILVSSVPADKRPHAIGWFTTAQAVGVSLGPIAGGLLLDGLGWRWIFWAAVPFGLLAFAMGWLVLPRSPEGSRKSDETFDVAGAVLLVPALGLGLLALTQVSVWPVASPAMLASAGASILFLVLFLWREQRARWPVVDVALFRARDFTMGFIGVVMGYALLYGMLFLMSFAFVKGLDNSARVAGLKLATIPVLLGLLAPLGARLGARITARRTGAAGMALCLAAILGLVAISFGPDRLVVRLVALAMFGAGLGLFLAPNSHATIAAAPAGHAASAGGLVNLGRVLGSCLGVSAASSMLSWRLGLSGAADTMGPAFIEAVEGSLLVLAAFAVVAGAASLAVRPGSQP; encoded by the coding sequence ATGAAGTCCCTCGAACCGGCCCCTCTGCGCGTCCTCGAACGATTGTCGATCCATCCCTGGCTGGTGGTCGGCGTCACCTGTGCCGGCGCGTTCATCGGGCAGCTCGATGCCAGCATCGTGCAGCTCGCGCTGCCGGCGCTGGCGCAGGGCTTCGACGTGCGGGTCGATTCCGTGCGCTGGGTCGCCATCGCCTATCTGCTGGCCTTTGCCTGCAGCCTCGCCGTGTCGGGACGCGTCTCGGAGATGATGGGACGCAAGCTGCCCTACCTGCTGGGCTTCGCGCTGTTCACGCTGGCCTCGCTGCTGTGCGGTCAGGCCGAGACGCTGGAGCAGCTCGTGGCGCTGCGGGCGCTGCAGGGCGTGGGCGGCGGGCTTCTAGGCGCCAACAGCATGACCATCCTGGTGAGCTCGGTGCCCGCGGACAAGCGGCCGCATGCGATTGGCTGGTTCACCACGGCGCAAGCGGTGGGCGTCAGTCTGGGGCCGATCGCCGGCGGCCTGCTGCTCGACGGGCTGGGCTGGCGCTGGATCTTCTGGGCGGCGGTGCCGTTCGGCCTGCTCGCCTTCGCGATGGGCTGGCTGGTCCTGCCGCGCTCGCCCGAGGGTTCGCGCAAGAGCGACGAGACCTTCGACGTTGCGGGCGCGGTGCTGCTGGTGCCGGCACTCGGGCTGGGCCTGCTGGCGCTGACGCAGGTGTCGGTCTGGCCGGTCGCGTCGCCCGCGATGCTGGCCTCGGCCGGCGCGTCGATCCTGTTCCTGGTCCTGTTCCTGTGGCGCGAGCAGCGGGCACGCTGGCCGGTGGTCGACGTCGCGCTGTTCCGTGCGCGCGACTTCACGATGGGCTTCATAGGCGTGGTGATGGGCTATGCGCTGCTCTACGGCATGTTGTTCCTGATGTCCTTCGCCTTCGTGAAGGGGCTCGACAACTCCGCGCGCGTGGCCGGGCTGAAGCTCGCGACCATCCCGGTCCTGTTGGGCCTGCTGGCGCCGCTGGGCGCCCGGCTGGGCGCGCGCATCACGGCACGTCGCACCGGGGCTGCGGGCATGGCGCTCTGCCTCGCGGCCATCCTCGGACTGGTGGCGATCTCCTTCGGGCCGGACCGCCTCGTCGTGCGCCTCGTGGCGCTGGCGATGTTCGGCGCGGGCCTCGGCCTGTTCCTGGCACCCAACAGCCACGCCACCATCGCCGCCGCGCCCGCAGGCCACGCCGCCTCGGCGGGCGGGCTGGTCAATCTCGGCCGCGTGCTGGGAAGCTGCCTCGGCGTCTCGGCCGCCTCGTCCATGCTGTCGTGGCGTCTCGGTCTTTCGGGTGCGGCCGACACGATGGGCCCGGCCTTCATCGAGGCGGTGGAAGGCAGCCTGCTGGTGCTTGCCGCCTTTGCCGTGGTGGCCGGCGCCGCGTCGCTGGCGGTGCGTCCCGGCAGCCAACCCTAG
- a CDS encoding GlxA family transcriptional regulator: protein MTRITVLELPGRMASSAAITHDVLATANRVSLAAGRPAPFEVRTLLCADAKARAPAAGTDLVVVPGLGVDTEEALLARIAAPDCRRAMRLLANAARAGSAIAASCASTFLLAEAGLLDGRRATTTWWFAPLFSRRYRDVVLLTDQIVVADWPIATGGAAMAQMDLMLAVVARFAGAGLAKACAGYLLLDGRTSQAPYMAITYLAGQDPAIAKAESWVRRNVARDFAIEDLAKAMAMTPRTFARRVAATCGLSPIRFVRRIRIETARFLLETTKRPVEEIARCVGYADASTLRRLMRSDTQRTPADFRR from the coding sequence ATGACGCGAATCACCGTCCTCGAACTGCCCGGCCGCATGGCGTCGAGCGCCGCCATCACCCACGACGTGCTGGCGACCGCCAATCGCGTAAGCCTTGCGGCGGGCCGACCGGCGCCCTTCGAGGTGCGCACGCTCCTCTGCGCCGACGCAAAGGCGCGCGCGCCGGCGGCGGGGACCGATCTCGTCGTCGTGCCGGGCCTCGGCGTCGACACCGAGGAAGCACTCCTCGCCCGGATCGCGGCGCCCGATTGCCGCCGTGCGATGCGCCTCCTGGCGAATGCCGCGCGGGCGGGAAGCGCCATCGCCGCCTCCTGCGCCAGCACTTTCCTGCTGGCCGAGGCGGGCCTGCTCGATGGCCGTCGCGCGACGACCACCTGGTGGTTCGCGCCGTTGTTCAGCCGTCGCTATCGCGACGTCGTGCTGCTGACCGACCAGATCGTGGTGGCGGACTGGCCGATCGCCACGGGAGGCGCCGCGATGGCGCAGATGGACCTGATGCTGGCCGTCGTCGCGCGCTTCGCGGGGGCGGGGCTGGCGAAGGCCTGCGCCGGCTACCTGCTGCTGGACGGTCGCACGTCGCAGGCGCCCTACATGGCGATCACCTACCTCGCGGGACAGGATCCGGCGATCGCGAAGGCGGAGAGCTGGGTCCGCCGCAACGTGGCGCGCGACTTCGCCATCGAGGATCTGGCGAAGGCGATGGCGATGACGCCGCGCACTTTCGCCCGCCGCGTGGCGGCGACCTGCGGCCTCTCGCCGATCCGCTTCGTGCGCCGCATCCGCATCGAGACGGCCCGCTTCCTGCTCGAGACCACGAAGCGGCCGGTCGAGGAGATCGCGCGCTGCGTGGGCTATGCCGACGCCTCGACGTTGCGCCGCCTGATGCGCAGCGACACGCAACGCACGCCGGCGGATTTCCGCCGCTAG
- a CDS encoding HAD family hydrolase, giving the protein MSRVRRSRPVLALDAMGVLYETGDDVGGLLVPFAQGRGSPATVAEIERAYLAASYGQIDAASFWERLGLDPAVEDEYLSGHRLSAGVHALLDGVGGLFDSVCCLSNDVAAWSVKLRRAHALEPAIPLWFVSGEIGLRKPDPGIYRHMRVHLGGPATGILFVDDRVPNLDVARKLGLHTLLFDPAGKTEPGAHPRIARLEELLDPKIVARATGRRPRR; this is encoded by the coding sequence ATGAGCCGTGTGCGCCGCTCGCGGCCGGTCCTCGCCCTCGATGCGATGGGTGTGCTGTACGAGACCGGCGACGATGTGGGCGGGCTACTCGTTCCCTTCGCGCAGGGCCGGGGCTCGCCGGCCACCGTCGCCGAGATCGAAAGGGCGTATCTCGCGGCGAGCTACGGCCAGATCGATGCGGCCTCCTTCTGGGAGCGGCTCGGCCTCGATCCCGCCGTGGAGGACGAATACCTCTCCGGCCACCGCCTCTCGGCTGGCGTGCATGCGCTGCTGGACGGTGTGGGCGGCCTGTTCGACTCGGTCTGTTGCCTGTCCAACGACGTTGCCGCTTGGTCGGTCAAGTTGCGACGGGCCCACGCGCTCGAGCCCGCGATCCCGCTCTGGTTCGTCAGCGGCGAGATCGGACTGCGCAAGCCCGATCCCGGCATCTACCGCCACATGCGCGTGCATCTCGGCGGGCCCGCGACCGGCATCCTCTTCGTCGACGACCGGGTGCCCAATCTCGATGTCGCGCGCAAGCTCGGCCTGCACACGCTCCTGTTCGATCCGGCCGGAAAGACGGAGCCGGGCGCGCATCCGCGGATCGCGCGGCTGGAGGAACTGCTCGATCCGAAGATCGTCGCGCGCGCCACCGGCCGGAGACCTCGCCGCTGA
- a CDS encoding efflux RND transporter periplasmic adaptor subunit, whose protein sequence is MTHWPRAPRNEIGTPLRRGLRHWAPVALAGFLALAVALPAGAQTKAADNAPPVVLVQPAELRSLAPQSEYIGRIAVFDKVELRARVKGTLGKREFADGAKVTEGQLLFTIDPAPYRITVNQKRALRDGAQAALINADAQLKRAADLLKTNNVSQVAYDQRLSEQLQAKATLDDAEAQLEDAELQLSYTRITAPIAGLVGRAAVSPGNIVGPDSGVLATIVNERQIRVLFSVSQAELLNVRRDLRAGEHLPVRLRLADGKLYPEKGKVDFIDVTVDPNTDGQMARAVFDNADELLTDGQTVRVIVEGNEPAKALVVPQPAMAIDQTGPYVYVVDGKGVVEQRRITVDFVRDGMIAVASGLKEGDRVIVRGQQRVRAGMAVEAQAAPAPAGQPKR, encoded by the coding sequence ATGACCCATTGGCCGCGCGCTCCCCGCAACGAGATCGGGACGCCGCTGCGACGCGGCCTGCGCCACTGGGCGCCCGTTGCGCTGGCGGGTTTCCTGGCCCTCGCCGTCGCACTGCCGGCCGGCGCCCAGACCAAGGCGGCCGACAATGCGCCGCCGGTCGTGCTGGTGCAGCCGGCCGAGCTGCGCTCGCTGGCGCCGCAGTCGGAATATATCGGCCGCATCGCGGTGTTCGACAAGGTGGAGCTGCGCGCCCGCGTCAAGGGCACGCTGGGCAAGCGCGAGTTCGCCGACGGTGCCAAGGTGACGGAAGGCCAGCTCCTGTTCACCATCGATCCCGCGCCCTACCGCATCACCGTCAACCAGAAGCGGGCGCTGCGCGACGGGGCGCAGGCCGCGCTGATCAACGCCGACGCGCAGCTCAAGCGCGCCGCCGACCTGTTGAAGACCAACAACGTCTCGCAGGTGGCCTACGACCAGCGGCTGAGCGAGCAGCTCCAGGCCAAGGCGACGCTCGACGACGCGGAGGCCCAGCTCGAGGATGCCGAGCTGCAGCTTTCCTATACCAGGATCACAGCGCCGATCGCCGGCCTGGTCGGCCGCGCTGCCGTCTCGCCGGGCAACATCGTGGGGCCGGACTCCGGCGTGCTGGCCACCATCGTGAACGAGCGGCAGATCCGCGTGCTGTTCTCGGTCTCGCAGGCCGAGCTGCTGAACGTGCGGCGCGACCTGCGCGCGGGCGAGCACCTGCCCGTCCGGCTGCGCCTGGCCGACGGCAAGCTCTACCCCGAGAAGGGCAAGGTCGACTTCATCGACGTCACGGTCGATCCCAACACCGACGGCCAGATGGCGCGCGCGGTGTTCGACAATGCCGACGAGCTGCTGACCGACGGCCAGACGGTGCGGGTCATCGTCGAGGGCAACGAGCCGGCCAAGGCGCTGGTGGTGCCGCAGCCGGCGATGGCGATCGACCAGACCGGCCCCTATGTCTATGTCGTCGACGGCAAGGGCGTCGTCGAGCAGCGCCGCATCACCGTCGACTTCGTGCGCGACGGCATGATCGCGGTGGCGAGCGGCCTCAAGGAAGGCGACCGGGTCATCGTGCGCGGCCAGCAGCGCGTGCGCGCCGGCATGGCGGTCGAGGCGCAGGCCGCGCCGGCCCCCGCCGGCCAGCCGAAGCGCTGA
- a CDS encoding pyridoxamine 5'-phosphate oxidase family protein: MSSAPPVRRTDKLMSEEDAHRLLARGHCARVATVGADGAPYVTPLLYVWMDGEILMHNSAAPGHFRANVDAATRVCLVVDEPGEVFDYGRFECDVSIAHASVVVHGIIRIVDDRALKQKFCDALMAKYHCRDVGRPKGFYPRLDHITVYAVAPARITGKETKLPAVADQWPARDGTKTPDAVAPSPTRSQSASGSPEKA, translated from the coding sequence ATGAGCAGTGCACCGCCGGTCAGACGCACCGACAAGCTGATGTCCGAGGAGGACGCGCACCGGCTGCTCGCGCGCGGCCACTGTGCCCGTGTGGCGACCGTCGGCGCTGACGGCGCGCCCTATGTGACGCCGCTGCTCTATGTCTGGATGGACGGAGAGATCCTGATGCACAACAGCGCCGCGCCGGGCCACTTCCGTGCCAACGTCGATGCCGCAACGCGCGTCTGCCTGGTGGTCGACGAGCCGGGCGAGGTCTTCGACTATGGCCGCTTCGAATGCGACGTCTCGATCGCCCATGCCAGCGTCGTGGTGCATGGAATCATCCGCATCGTCGACGACCGTGCCCTGAAGCAGAAATTCTGCGACGCGCTGATGGCCAAGTATCACTGCCGCGACGTGGGGCGCCCCAAGGGCTTCTACCCTCGCCTCGACCACATCACCGTCTATGCCGTCGCCCCCGCGCGCATCACCGGCAAGGAAACGAAGCTGCCCGCCGTCGCCGACCAGTGGCCGGCGCGCGACGGCACGAAGACACCGGATGCGGTGGCGCCCTCGCCGACCCGAAGCCAGAGCGCTTCTGGCTCGCCCGAAAAGGCCTAG
- a CDS encoding dienelactone hydrolase family protein, with the protein MPARTLTQDDPLDDFERREFTLHGATKTVYVAGRGPAVIVMTEMPGISPHVARFARWVRDAGFAVYMPSLFGRDGAVASAEEGATVFRRACISAEFRALANGGPSPAVQWLRALARVAHVECGGPGVGAIGMCFTGNFALSMMLEPSVRAPVLAQPSLPLDDPAGTGLAASELAAIRERLERDDLTVRGYRFAGDQFCRAERFAAFSEALGDRFISRVLPDAAANKQDLPPFFDSFVPTPHSVVTVHLIDEAGQPTVTARDEILAFFAERLRP; encoded by the coding sequence ATGCCGGCGCGCACGCTCACTCAGGACGATCCGCTCGACGATTTCGAACGCCGCGAGTTCACGCTGCACGGCGCGACGAAGACAGTCTATGTCGCGGGCAGAGGACCCGCCGTGATCGTGATGACCGAGATGCCGGGCATCAGCCCCCACGTCGCGCGCTTCGCCCGATGGGTGCGCGATGCGGGCTTTGCCGTCTACATGCCCTCGCTGTTCGGCCGCGATGGCGCCGTCGCCTCCGCCGAGGAAGGCGCCACGGTCTTCCGACGCGCCTGCATCAGCGCGGAGTTCCGCGCGCTGGCCAACGGCGGCCCCTCACCCGCCGTGCAGTGGCTACGGGCGCTGGCGCGCGTCGCCCATGTCGAGTGCGGCGGCCCCGGCGTCGGCGCCATCGGCATGTGCTTCACCGGCAACTTCGCCCTGTCGATGATGCTCGAACCGTCGGTGCGCGCACCGGTCCTGGCGCAACCGTCGCTGCCGCTCGACGATCCCGCCGGCACCGGGCTTGCCGCGAGCGAACTGGCCGCGATCCGCGAGCGGCTGGAGCGCGACGATCTCACCGTGCGCGGTTATCGTTTTGCCGGCGACCAGTTCTGCCGCGCCGAACGGTTCGCCGCCTTCTCGGAAGCGCTGGGCGACCGCTTCATCTCGCGCGTCCTGCCCGATGCCGCGGCCAACAAGCAGGACCTGCCGCCGTTCTTCGACAGCTTCGTGCCCACGCCGCACAGCGTCGTCACGGTCCATCTGATCGACGAAGCCGGCCAACCGACCGTCACCGCCCGCGACGAGATCCTCGCCTTCTTCGCCGAACGCCTGCGCCCTTAG
- a CDS encoding bleomycin resistance protein, with product MTHDPARTIPILASLDIAESAAFYADQLGFTVGYQDAGYLIVRRDEMEIHFWKTDDRRFPENTSCYIRGGQVAALHAEFEKRGVERLSPFEVRPWNMKEFYVHDPHGNLLKFGCGEW from the coding sequence ATGACCCACGATCCCGCCCGCACCATCCCGATCCTCGCTTCCCTCGACATCGCCGAGAGTGCCGCCTTCTATGCCGACCAGCTCGGCTTCACGGTCGGCTACCAGGATGCGGGCTACCTGATCGTCAGGCGCGACGAGATGGAGATCCATTTCTGGAAGACCGACGATCGCCGCTTTCCCGAGAACACAAGCTGCTACATCCGCGGCGGCCAGGTGGCGGCGCTGCATGCCGAGTTCGAGAAGCGAGGCGTGGAGAGGCTCTCGCCCTTCGAGGTGCGGCCGTGGAACATGAAGGAGTTCTACGTCCACGATCCGCACGGCAACCTGCTGAAGTTCGGCTGCGGCGAGTGGTGA
- a CDS encoding MFS transporter, translating into MAGMDPGIRRQAIIIVATLATAYVASHFFRAANVTIGLDLMRDLGIGPEALGALTGAFFFGFSAMQIPCGFLFDRYGPRRTVTGMLVVAVIGATLFTLAPAWPQLLAGRALMGAGFGVMLIGSMVVISRWFPPDRFATLAGIVLSVGLLGNLLATTPLAWGTGEIGWRGVFGLMVVFTALTAIAVWTVVRDAPPGHPFLERKTETAAEMMRGLGEVLKNPQLKFILALNFCNYACTFTVQGLWGGPFLREVHGLTRVESGNVLLVAVIAYQIGMLTISPLDRVFDTRKRIAITGTLLIAAILATLALWANAPLWVAMAAIIGIGFLSASSTMVMTHGRGIFPDRLIGRGIATMNTSVMLGVACMQSLSGVIVGAFPPLPDGARSEEAYRTLFGFMVAVLLVALTIYGRSRDVRPSDELRARQAALKT; encoded by the coding sequence ATGGCGGGCATGGATCCCGGCATCCGGCGACAGGCGATCATCATCGTGGCGACGCTGGCGACAGCCTATGTCGCGAGCCACTTCTTCCGCGCGGCCAACGTCACGATCGGGCTCGACCTGATGCGCGACCTCGGCATCGGGCCGGAGGCGCTGGGCGCTCTGACCGGTGCGTTCTTCTTCGGCTTCTCGGCAATGCAGATCCCCTGTGGCTTCCTGTTCGACCGCTATGGGCCACGCCGCACCGTCACCGGCATGCTGGTCGTCGCGGTGATCGGCGCGACGCTGTTCACCCTGGCGCCGGCCTGGCCGCAACTGCTCGCCGGGCGCGCGCTGATGGGCGCGGGCTTCGGCGTCATGCTGATCGGCAGCATGGTGGTGATCTCGCGCTGGTTCCCGCCCGATCGCTTCGCCACGCTGGCGGGCATCGTGCTGTCGGTCGGGCTGCTGGGCAACCTGCTCGCCACCACGCCGCTCGCCTGGGGCACCGGCGAGATCGGCTGGCGCGGCGTGTTCGGCCTGATGGTCGTCTTCACCGCGCTGACGGCGATCGCCGTCTGGACCGTCGTGCGCGACGCGCCGCCGGGGCATCCCTTCCTCGAGCGCAAGACCGAGACGGCGGCGGAGATGATGCGCGGGCTGGGCGAGGTGCTGAAGAACCCGCAACTCAAGTTCATCCTCGCGCTCAATTTCTGCAACTACGCCTGCACCTTCACCGTGCAGGGCCTGTGGGGCGGCCCGTTCCTGCGCGAGGTCCATGGGCTCACCCGCGTCGAGTCGGGTAACGTGCTGCTGGTCGCGGTGATCGCCTACCAGATCGGCATGCTGACCATCAGCCCGCTCGACCGCGTGTTCGACACGCGCAAGCGCATCGCCATCACCGGGACCCTCCTGATCGCCGCCATCCTCGCCACGCTGGCGCTGTGGGCCAATGCGCCGCTGTGGGTCGCCATGGCCGCCATCATCGGCATCGGGTTCCTGAGCGCATCGAGCACCATGGTGATGACGCACGGGCGCGGCATCTTCCCCGACCGGCTGATCGGCCGCGGCATCGCCACCATGAACACCAGCGTCATGCTGGGCGTCGCCTGCATGCAGAGCCTGTCCGGCGTCATCGTCGGCGCCTTCCCGCCCTTGCCCGACGGCGCGCGCTCCGAGGAAGCCTATCGCACCCTGTTCGGCTTCATGGTCGCGGTGCTGCTGGTCGCCCTCACGATCTACGGCCGCTCGCGCGACGTCCGGCCCAGCGACGAACTGCGCGCGCGGCAGGCGGCACTCAAGACCTGA
- the gcvA gene encoding transcriptional regulator GcvA codes for MVYRLPPLSSMRLFEAAGRHLSFKAAAEDLNITPSAISHGVQTLEDWLGVELFVRGNRSLALTEAGAVYLPQVQAALELLARATETVPGRKPTGRLAVSVPPTFGMRWLLPRLRRFNERHPRIEVTVDTSQRRVEFSRDGIDVAIRMGRGDWTGLHATCLVRERLVPVCAPALAASIRSADDLRRETLLHVTRAGEDWAAWGGLAGIDLSATTGGVRFDTIQMALEAAVAGIGVALGRLPLVEPDFAANRLMPVLGPPLVCATGYWLVMQRETVMRPEVSAFRRWIDSELKAADEGGRAETAPARPRAAGAR; via the coding sequence ATGGTTTACCGACTGCCCCCACTCAGCTCGATGCGCCTCTTCGAGGCCGCGGGCCGTCATCTCAGCTTCAAGGCCGCCGCCGAGGACCTGAACATCACGCCGAGCGCGATCAGCCACGGCGTGCAGACGCTCGAAGACTGGCTGGGCGTCGAGCTCTTCGTGCGCGGCAACCGCTCGCTCGCGCTCACCGAAGCCGGCGCCGTCTATCTGCCCCAGGTCCAGGCGGCGCTCGAACTGCTCGCACGCGCGACAGAGACGGTGCCGGGCCGCAAGCCGACCGGGCGGCTGGCGGTGAGCGTGCCGCCGACCTTCGGCATGCGTTGGCTGCTGCCGCGGCTGCGGCGCTTCAACGAGCGCCATCCCCGAATCGAAGTGACCGTCGATACGTCGCAGCGCCGGGTCGAGTTCTCGCGCGACGGGATCGACGTCGCCATCCGTATGGGCCGCGGCGACTGGACGGGACTGCACGCGACCTGCCTGGTGCGCGAGAGGCTGGTGCCGGTCTGTGCACCCGCGCTCGCGGCGTCGATCCGCTCCGCCGACGATCTGCGGCGCGAGACCCTCCTGCACGTCACCCGAGCGGGCGAGGACTGGGCCGCCTGGGGCGGGCTGGCCGGCATCGACCTGTCCGCGACCACGGGCGGCGTGCGCTTCGACACGATCCAGATGGCGCTCGAAGCCGCGGTGGCCGGCATCGGTGTGGCGCTCGGCCGCCTGCCGCTGGTCGAGCCGGATTTCGCGGCCAACCGGCTGATGCCCGTGCTGGGCCCGCCGCTCGTCTGCGCCACCGGCTACTGGCTGGTGATGCAGCGCGAGACAGTGATGCGTCCCGAGGTGAGTGCGTTCCGCCGATGGATCGACAGCGAACTCAAGGCAGCCGACGAAGGGGGTCGGGCAGAAACGGCACCGGCCCGGCCGCGCGCCGCGGGCGCCAGGTAG